The following are encoded in a window of Vigna unguiculata cultivar IT97K-499-35 chromosome 8, ASM411807v1, whole genome shotgun sequence genomic DNA:
- the LOC114195092 gene encoding uncharacterized protein LOC114195092, with protein sequence MGLYGSSSWYDLFGSSGRPSPFRFPCRLEHSPPSSSTPIHTKAIILHTLNIPELANSSSHKPWLHDQEDRNKRTITDLYKAMTSEDTNTMHRLLAPDLEWWFHGPPSHRHHLVPHLTATTTTYTKPVLVPDLIVGFGSVTIAEGFDETNLVWWVHAWTTTADGVITEIREYVNTSVTVTRLGFHGSDDVVASAMCQSVWQSKLSDESVPGLILAI encoded by the exons ATGGGTCTGTATGGGTCGTCAAGTTGGTATGACCTTTTTGGATCGTCAGGCCGACCTAGCCCGTTTAGGTTTCCTTGCCGGTTAG AACATTCACCACCATCGTCTTCCACTCCCATTCATACTAAAGCAATCATTTTACATACTCTCAATATTCCGGAGCTGGCAAACTCGAGTTCACATAAACCATGGCTACACGATCAAGAAGATCGCAACAAGAGAACCATAACAGACTTATACAAAGCCATGACCTCAGAGGACACCAACACAATGCACCGTCTTCTAGCCCCAGACCTGGAGTGGTGGTTCCACGGCCCACCCTCCCACCGCCACCACCTCGTTCCTCATCtcaccgccaccaccaccacttaTACAAAGCCTGTGCTGGTTCCTGACCTCATCGTTGGCTTCGGATCAGTGACCATCGCTGAAGGGTTCGACGAGACCAACTTGGTGTGGTGGGTGCACGCGTGGACCACCACCGCTGACGGCGTCATCACGGAGATTAGGGAGTACGTCAACACCTCCGTCACCGTCACCAGGCTCGGCTTCCATGGCTCCGACGATGTTGTTGCTTCTGCCATGTGTCAAAGCGTTTGGCAGAGCAAGCTTTCCGATGAGTCTGTTCCAGGACTCATTCTCGCCATCTAG
- the LOC114193338 gene encoding U2 small nuclear ribonucleoprotein B'' 2-like: MLSGDIPPNQTIYIKNLNEKVKKDELKRSLYCLFSQYGRILDVVALKTPRLRGQAWVCFSEVTAASNAVRQMQNFPFYEKPMRIQYAKTKSDCIAKEEGSYVPREKKKKQEEKAERKRRAEEAQQSGAANGTHSASNGGPTASFRQGPSAQEAAAPNNILFIENLPHETTGRMLEMLFEQYPGFKEVRLIEAKPGIAFVDFEDEVQSSMAMQALNGFKITPLNPMNITFAKK, translated from the exons atgttATCAGGGGACATACCTCCAAACCAGACCATTTACATCAAGAATCTCAATGAGAAGGTCAAGAAAGACG AGTTGAAGAGATCACTGTATTGCTTGTTCTCTCAATATGGAAGGATTTTGGATGTTGTTGCTCTAAAGACTCCCAGGCTTCGAGGACAGGCATGGGTTTGTTTCAGTGAAGTCACTGCAGCCAGcaatgctgtgagacaaatgcAAAACTTTCCATTTTATGAAAAACCTATG AGAATTCAATATGCAAAAACTAAGTCTGATTGTATTGCAAAAGAAGAGGGTAGTTATGTTCCAagggaaaagaagaagaaacaagagGAGAAAG CTGAAAGAAAGCGGCGTGCTGAGGAAGCACAACAATCTGGTGCGGCTAATGGCACACATAGTGCTAGTAATGGTGGTCCAACT GCATCATTCCGTCAAGGACCCAGTGCCCAAGAAGCAGCTGCtcctaataatattttattcatagaGAATTTGCCTCATGAAACTACTGGTAGGATGCTTGAAATGCTCTTCGAACAATACCCAGGTTTTAAGGAAGTGCGCTTGATTGAAGCCAAGCCAGGAATTGCATTTGTTGATTTTGAAGATGAGGTGCAATCATCCATGGCCATGCAGGCTCTTAACGGCTTCAAAATCACTCCACTGAATCCCATGAATATAACCTTTGCTAAGAAGTAG